One Halorientalis litorea DNA segment encodes these proteins:
- a CDS encoding ArsR/SmtB family transcription factor, producing the protein MTVNESQTRSSSAPPTARSPGGHDESDDSPDIPVEELLDLLGDEYVCDILRALAGGEMPARDIADQCEMSRPTVYRRLDRLTDAGVVESRVRPEADGHHRQGFRLALDEVAFRVREDGFDSSVRVRDAASD; encoded by the coding sequence ATGACGGTGAACGAGAGTCAGACCCGGTCGAGTTCCGCACCGCCCACCGCCCGGTCCCCGGGTGGACACGACGAGTCGGACGACTCGCCGGATATCCCGGTCGAGGAACTCCTCGACCTACTCGGTGACGAGTACGTCTGTGATATCCTGCGAGCGTTGGCCGGCGGTGAGATGCCAGCCAGAGACATCGCGGACCAGTGTGAGATGTCTCGCCCGACGGTATACCGGCGACTCGACCGGTTGACTGACGCTGGCGTCGTCGAGTCGCGGGTACGGCCGGAGGCAGACGGGCACCACAGACAGGGGTTCCGTCTGGCTCTCGACGAAGTCGCGTTCCGCGTCCGTGAAGACGGGTTCGATAGCAGCGTTCGGGTTCGAGACGCTGCGAGCGACTGA
- a CDS encoding FAD-dependent oxidoreductase, with protein sequence MLAYGYADTEACVVGRKPPFAGDRLPSPVGERMTRVPTDCDSLRHDGGRHGRADRTVPDHRHDRQVLVVGDDLTAATAAGFLEQAGLDPVLVPPSNAGTHSATVTLWHSGLVLLERLGLRRPVERLGTRLDRLNCPSAGSSWAGERTDVPTLLAVRRDSLRNLLDRRVRDRVRTVQRPVIGVTPTAAGVDVTFDHGLEESFDAVVTTDPRLLPVAGTRPGSTTVHVWEFDWPTTVPAPSSPTEAWGHDHAAFSVPAGDGAHVRLVSVAEQTRATPVDVEALDAQFGDRFESGSFGNPLTALDRHALQYRQFPHAVPVSIRADGVALAGPSTRSSLPGDCLGTALGVEDAWVLADTLAYGPSERAAALAAYETRRRRRQTELTRHAMDQLPLARTPARLSPRLSRLCATRALAFRHVTGEPTPDFAHAVPDSL encoded by the coding sequence ATGCTCGCTTATGGATACGCGGACACCGAGGCGTGCGTCGTCGGACGGAAGCCGCCGTTCGCGGGCGACCGACTCCCCAGCCCAGTCGGTGAGCGGATGACGCGGGTGCCAACCGACTGCGACAGTCTGCGACACGACGGGGGCCGACACGGACGGGCCGACCGGACGGTGCCCGACCACAGACACGACCGGCAGGTACTGGTCGTCGGTGACGACCTGACGGCCGCGACCGCTGCTGGGTTTCTCGAACAGGCTGGCCTCGACCCGGTACTGGTACCGCCCTCGAACGCAGGAACGCACTCGGCAACTGTCACGCTCTGGCACTCGGGGCTGGTACTGCTCGAACGGCTCGGTCTCAGGCGACCAGTCGAACGACTCGGCACGCGCCTCGACCGACTGAACTGCCCGTCTGCCGGGTCCTCGTGGGCGGGCGAACGGACGGACGTACCCACGCTCCTCGCCGTCCGGCGGGACAGCCTTCGGAACCTGCTCGACCGACGGGTCCGTGACCGCGTTCGGACGGTCCAGCGACCGGTGATAGGGGTCACACCGACCGCGGCGGGTGTCGACGTGACGTTCGACCACGGGCTGGAGGAATCCTTCGATGCCGTCGTCACGACGGACCCGAGGCTGCTGCCGGTGGCCGGGACACGACCCGGCTCGACGACCGTCCACGTCTGGGAGTTCGACTGGCCGACTACGGTTCCCGCTCCGAGCAGTCCGACGGAGGCGTGGGGACACGACCACGCCGCCTTCTCCGTTCCCGCCGGGGACGGGGCCCACGTTCGCCTCGTCTCGGTCGCCGAGCAGACACGCGCGACTCCCGTCGACGTCGAGGCACTCGACGCACAGTTCGGGGACCGCTTCGAGTCCGGGTCGTTCGGGAACCCGCTCACCGCCCTCGACCGGCACGCGCTCCAGTACCGGCAGTTTCCACACGCCGTCCCGGTGTCGATTCGCGCCGACGGCGTGGCACTCGCCGGTCCGTCGACACGCTCGTCGCTTCCGGGGGACTGCTTGGGAACTGCACTGGGGGTCGAGGACGCGTGGGTTCTCGCGGACACGCTCGCGTACGGCCCCTCGGAACGGGCGGCCGCACTCGCCGCGTACGAAACTCGCCGCCGCCGCCGGCAGACGGAACTGACGCGCCACGCGATGGACCAACTCCCGCTCGCCCGAACGCCGGCACGTCTCTCACCGCGACTGTCACGGCTGTGTGCCACACGCGCGCTCGCGTTCCGTCACGTCACTGGGGAGCCGACACCCGACTTCGCCCACGCAGTCCCTGATTCGCTGTGA
- a CDS encoding ArsR/SmtB family transcription factor produces MGESIFPTESNTTEPDREPRFVPLEDAGAMLDALASGTARTIVASLREEPKTPSVLAESAGTSLQNTLHHLSQLADVELVEPVDTQYSTRGREMSVYALQSEPVVICAGDESADAEVARLTESQPWTTPEFAESD; encoded by the coding sequence ATGGGAGAGAGCATCTTTCCGACGGAGTCGAACACCACAGAACCCGACCGGGAGCCGAGATTCGTACCGCTCGAAGACGCCGGTGCGATGCTCGACGCACTCGCCTCGGGGACGGCACGGACGATAGTCGCGTCACTGAGGGAGGAACCGAAGACGCCGTCAGTCCTCGCCGAGAGCGCGGGCACGTCGCTACAGAACACACTCCATCACCTGAGCCAGTTGGCGGACGTCGAACTCGTAGAGCCAGTCGACACCCAGTACTCCACTCGCGGGCGGGAGATGAGCGTCTACGCACTGCAGTCCGAACCGGTCGTCATCTGTGCCGGCGACGAGTCCGCCGACGCCGAGGTCGCGCGACTAACCGAATCGCAACCGTGGACGACCCCGGAGTTCGCCGAATCGGACTGA
- a CDS encoding ABC transporter permease, whose product MSRDAGSATAGDGDSVPPPDSRADAEPRPATYYHLARAVLYREYLIFVRYPANAVGGIVIALFFFGVLFYGGRLLAGQALTDSLEGIIVGYFLWTLSVGAYSSVSNDIGSEVQWGTLERHITTPFGFAPVALLKGVAKVVRTFLTSAVVLVVMLVLTGTHLSLEPVTVVVVAGLAITSVLGLGFAAGGVTVLYKRIGNWLNLLQFGFVVLISAPVLDAPWTRVLPLAHGSALLQRAMVDGVRLWEFGPGDLALLVGVAVGYLLGGYVVFHYATRRARRLGVLGDY is encoded by the coding sequence GTGAGCCGGGACGCCGGGTCGGCGACGGCCGGCGACGGAGACAGCGTGCCGCCGCCGGACAGCAGAGCCGACGCCGAACCGCGACCAGCCACGTACTATCACCTCGCGCGGGCGGTACTCTACCGCGAGTATCTGATATTCGTCCGCTACCCCGCCAACGCGGTCGGCGGCATCGTCATCGCGCTGTTTTTCTTCGGCGTGTTGTTCTACGGCGGGCGACTGCTGGCGGGGCAAGCACTGACAGACTCCCTCGAAGGCATCATCGTCGGCTACTTCCTGTGGACGCTGTCCGTCGGCGCGTACTCGTCGGTGTCGAACGACATCGGCAGCGAGGTGCAGTGGGGGACGCTCGAACGGCACATCACGACGCCGTTCGGGTTCGCACCGGTCGCGCTGTTGAAGGGCGTGGCGAAGGTGGTCCGGACGTTCCTCACGAGTGCCGTCGTGCTGGTGGTCATGCTCGTGCTGACGGGCACGCACCTCAGCCTCGAACCCGTGACCGTGGTCGTCGTCGCGGGACTGGCGATAACCTCCGTGTTGGGGCTCGGCTTCGCGGCCGGTGGGGTCACGGTCCTGTACAAGCGAATCGGCAACTGGCTGAACCTGCTGCAGTTCGGCTTCGTCGTGTTGATTTCGGCACCCGTGCTGGACGCGCCGTGGACGCGCGTCCTCCCGTTGGCACACGGGAGCGCGCTCCTCCAGCGCGCGATGGTCGACGGCGTCCGACTGTGGGAGTTCGGCCCCGGTGACCTCGCGTTGCTCGTCGGCGTCGCCGTCGGCTACCTGCTGGGCGGCTACGTCGTGTTCCACTACGCGACGCGACGGGCGCGGCGACTCGGCGTCCTCGGCGATTACTGA
- a CDS encoding ABC transporter ATP-binding protein, whose translation MAERAATDRERAESDVATRRDAGGDGTPALAVEGVSKQFGSGEDAVLAVDDVSLTVERGSIVGLLGPNGAGKTTLLKCVLGIVVPDAGSVQVFGTDVADGRRAAYADVDAMLEGARNDYWRLTVRENLRYFATIHGVDPDSVAARHDRLLDRLGLAGKADTPVRELSRGMKQKVSLASVLAGGADLVFLDEPTLGLDIESSRTLRRELRRLAREEGLTILVSSHDMAVIEDVCDRVVMMADGRIVADDTVTALLSGADRDAVRVTSADIDDHVVATLRDRFEVKTVESVDGRTRVEVAAAGDALYDVMAVLREAGVTVEDVRTVQPELEDVFVDLTGLQPGGGDSGGAP comes from the coding sequence ATGGCAGAGAGGGCGGCGACCGACCGCGAGCGGGCCGAGTCGGACGTGGCAACGCGGCGTGACGCGGGGGGCGACGGCACCCCCGCGCTCGCGGTCGAGGGTGTCTCGAAGCAGTTCGGGAGTGGCGAGGACGCGGTGCTCGCCGTCGACGACGTGAGCCTGACGGTCGAACGGGGGTCCATCGTCGGTCTGCTCGGGCCCAACGGGGCCGGCAAGACGACGCTGTTGAAGTGCGTGCTGGGCATCGTCGTCCCCGACGCGGGGTCGGTCCAGGTGTTCGGCACCGACGTGGCCGACGGGCGGCGGGCGGCGTACGCCGACGTTGACGCGATGTTGGAGGGGGCGCGCAACGACTACTGGCGGCTCACCGTCCGGGAGAACCTGCGGTACTTCGCGACCATCCACGGCGTCGACCCGGATTCGGTTGCGGCGCGGCACGACCGACTGCTCGACAGACTGGGCCTCGCGGGGAAAGCCGACACACCGGTGCGGGAACTCTCGCGCGGGATGAAACAGAAGGTGTCGCTGGCGAGCGTGCTCGCGGGCGGTGCCGACCTCGTCTTTCTCGACGAGCCGACGCTCGGCCTCGACATCGAGAGTTCCCGGACGCTCCGGCGGGAACTGCGCCGACTCGCGCGTGAGGAGGGGCTCACCATCCTCGTCAGCAGCCACGACATGGCGGTCATCGAGGACGTCTGTGACCGGGTCGTGATGATGGCCGACGGGCGTATCGTCGCCGACGACACGGTGACGGCACTGCTGTCCGGGGCCGACCGCGACGCGGTTCGGGTCACGAGTGCCGACATCGACGACCACGTCGTCGCGACGCTCCGGGACCGGTTCGAGGTCAAGACGGTTGAGTCGGTCGACGGCCGCACGAGGGTCGAAGTCGCCGCGGCGGGTGACGCGCTGTACGACGTGATGGCCGTCCTCCGCGAGGCGGGCGTCACCGTCGAGGACGTTCGAACCGTACAGCCGGAACTGGAGGATGTGTTCGTCGACCTGACTGGACTGCAACCGGGTGGCGGTGACTCGGGAGGGGCACCGTGA
- a CDS encoding ATP-binding protein yields MARQRFVDREDELELLDSRFESDTAELIVVYGRRRLGKSALVREAVRERENAIYWQATEETTDAQLANFVDTASETFPLLEDIQRDWEALLRALGREDAIVVLDEFPYLVESDDALPSKIQRVWDTHLEETDTTLVLVGSSISIMEDKVLSGGSPLYGRRTATIDLPPLGLTDAQQFYPGDDSDEVIQAWSVFGGTPYYLQALDPSRSLAENVQSQVLSEHGVLHNEPEFLLRTEFGIREPQTYYTILRAIATGKRAANEIAGFAGVDSNALGSYLSKLRRLRLVERDIPVTADPNSTRKSRYRLKEPLFRFWFRYVYGQQGELVQLGEDAYEQLIEPTFTDYMGTMFEQVCQNALPSLIPKTYQGIGYWWHQQHEIDVVGLASDGTLVAGECKYTSREMTEGDLADLERSVSQVQWSPPNESGREEQYCCFCRSGFSDGLKDVAADRDDVLLFTPSDIVPDGGSK; encoded by the coding sequence ATGGCACGCCAGCGTTTCGTCGACCGCGAGGACGAACTCGAACTGCTGGACTCGCGGTTCGAGAGCGACACTGCCGAACTGATCGTCGTCTACGGGCGACGACGGCTCGGCAAGAGTGCGCTCGTTCGCGAGGCGGTCCGAGAGCGAGAGAACGCGATCTACTGGCAGGCGACTGAGGAGACGACCGACGCACAACTCGCTAACTTCGTCGACACGGCCAGCGAGACGTTTCCGCTACTGGAAGACATTCAGCGCGACTGGGAAGCCCTGCTCCGGGCACTCGGTCGCGAAGACGCGATCGTCGTCTTGGACGAGTTCCCCTATCTCGTCGAATCAGACGACGCACTCCCGTCGAAGATACAGCGCGTCTGGGACACACATCTCGAGGAGACGGACACGACACTCGTGCTCGTCGGCTCGTCGATCAGCATCATGGAAGACAAGGTCCTCAGTGGTGGCAGTCCGCTGTACGGTCGTCGGACGGCAACTATCGACCTGCCACCGCTCGGCCTCACGGATGCACAGCAGTTCTACCCCGGTGATGACTCGGACGAGGTCATCCAGGCCTGGAGTGTCTTCGGCGGGACGCCGTACTATCTCCAGGCGCTCGATCCGTCTCGCTCGCTGGCCGAGAACGTCCAGTCGCAAGTACTCTCGGAGCACGGCGTCCTCCACAACGAACCGGAGTTCCTGTTACGGACGGAGTTCGGGATTCGAGAGCCACAGACGTACTACACGATTCTCCGGGCGATTGCGACCGGGAAACGCGCGGCAAACGAGATCGCCGGGTTCGCCGGGGTTGACTCCAACGCGCTGGGTTCGTATCTCTCGAAGCTCCGACGGCTCAGACTCGTCGAACGCGATATTCCCGTGACTGCTGACCCCAACTCGACGCGGAAGAGCCGCTACCGGCTGAAGGAACCACTGTTCCGGTTCTGGTTCCGGTACGTCTACGGCCAGCAGGGCGAACTCGTCCAGCTCGGCGAGGACGCCTACGAGCAACTGATCGAACCCACCTTCACCGACTACATGGGGACGATGTTCGAGCAAGTCTGTCAGAACGCGCTCCCATCGTTGATTCCAAAGACGTACCAGGGAATCGGCTACTGGTGGCACCAACAACACGAGATCGACGTCGTGGGACTCGCGAGTGACGGCACGCTTGTGGCGGGTGAGTGCAAGTACACCAGCCGCGAGATGACCGAGGGAGACCTCGCTGACCTCGAGCGAAGTGTGTCACAGGTTCAGTGGTCGCCACCGAACGAGAGCGGCCGCGAGGAGCAATACTGTTGTTTCTGTCGCTCCGGATTCTCCGACGGCCTGAAAGACGTGGCAGCGGACCGCGACGACGTGTTACTCTTCACACCCAGCGACATCGTGCCGGACGGTGGTAGTAAGTGA
- a CDS encoding iron-containing alcohol dehydrogenase family protein, giving the protein MPVETVPFVHDYQPGAIHYGRGCVADLGATLADRGLDSALVVCGRNVGANDDLMDPILAGLGDRLAGVFAETTPDKRVETALAAAARMREVGADALVPVGAGSSMDVAKAAGILHAEPRDIDAVQAEVEETGSLAVPDGDLIPPAFAVPTTFAGADLSVMGSTTVPTDEGRVAAGMSDAALMPTGLFYDPNAFDTTPMDVLAGSAFNGFDKALEAVYSRNATPVTDATALRSLRYLRSSLPRLRDADDPAVMERAVTGILLAQYGLSVPDSVKFNVIHAFGHAFRTEFGVQQGVAHAVLAPHVLAAVFDRVDGRRELLAEALVDGDPADPAAVVVDTVREIRAGLDLPTRLDDVVDPTDATLRSAAEYTLDDHLFPLGPEGFDPSVTEVEAIIRDALTGE; this is encoded by the coding sequence ATGCCAGTCGAGACAGTGCCGTTCGTTCACGACTACCAGCCCGGCGCGATTCACTACGGACGCGGCTGTGTCGCCGACCTCGGGGCCACGCTGGCCGACCGAGGCCTCGACAGCGCGCTCGTCGTCTGCGGGCGAAACGTCGGGGCCAACGACGACCTGATGGACCCGATTCTGGCGGGACTCGGGGACCGGCTCGCGGGCGTGTTCGCCGAGACGACGCCCGACAAACGCGTCGAGACGGCACTCGCGGCCGCAGCGCGGATGCGCGAGGTCGGTGCGGACGCGCTGGTCCCGGTCGGTGCGGGGAGTAGCATGGACGTGGCGAAGGCCGCGGGCATCCTCCACGCCGAACCCCGTGACATCGACGCGGTGCAGGCCGAAGTCGAGGAGACGGGCAGTCTGGCCGTCCCCGACGGCGACTTGATACCACCCGCTTTCGCCGTGCCGACGACGTTCGCCGGGGCGGACCTCTCGGTGATGGGGAGTACGACGGTTCCGACCGACGAGGGGCGCGTCGCGGCGGGGATGTCCGACGCCGCGCTGATGCCGACGGGGCTGTTCTACGACCCGAACGCCTTCGACACGACGCCGATGGACGTGCTCGCGGGGTCGGCGTTCAACGGGTTCGACAAGGCACTCGAAGCCGTCTACTCCCGGAACGCGACCCCGGTCACGGACGCGACGGCACTCCGCTCGCTGCGATACCTCCGGTCTTCGCTCCCTCGACTGCGCGACGCCGACGACCCGGCGGTCATGGAGCGGGCGGTGACGGGCATCCTGCTGGCCCAGTACGGGCTCTCGGTGCCCGACTCGGTCAAGTTCAACGTCATTCACGCGTTCGGCCACGCCTTCAGGACCGAGTTCGGCGTCCAGCAGGGCGTCGCCCACGCCGTCCTCGCGCCGCACGTCCTCGCCGCCGTCTTCGACCGGGTGGACGGCCGCCGCGAGTTGCTCGCCGAGGCACTCGTCGACGGCGACCCGGCCGACCCGGCGGCCGTCGTCGTCGATACCGTCCGGGAGATTCGGGCCGGTCTGGACCTCCCGACACGCCTCGACGACGTCGTGGACCCGACCGACGCGACACTCCGCAGTGCCGCCGAGTACACCCTCGACGACCACCTCTTCCCGCTCGGCCCCGAGGGCTTCGACCCGTCGGTGACCGAGGTCGAGGCTATCATCCGGGACGCACTGACCGGCGAGTGA
- a CDS encoding cold-shock protein, with translation MAQGTVDFFNDTGGYGFIDTEDADEDVFFHMEDVGGPDLEEGQEVEFDIEQADKGPRATNVTRL, from the coding sequence ATGGCGCAAGGTACGGTCGATTTCTTCAACGACACAGGCGGGTACGGTTTCATCGATACTGAGGACGCGGACGAGGACGTGTTCTTCCACATGGAAGACGTCGGCGGCCCGGACCTCGAAGAGGGACAGGAAGTCGAGTTCGACATCGAACAGGCCGACAAGGGGCCGCGGGCGACCAACGTCACCCGCCTCTGA
- a CDS encoding DUF429 domain-containing protein, producing MSDGPLYVGVDWSDGGWLAVAFDGDGFDHAEVFDGVGGVWGEYEDDAERVLVDVPVGLLDEGETERPCDPAARAVVGPQAETILTPPVREAARKRRYPAANRATERKTGHPLSKAAFAISDGIVAVDELLQEVTEARTVLAESHPEVCFRAFAGTTLDHAAATAAGYAERMRALATFDRDAPPVVQEVAEATAGHEIAVESVLAAVALAYTAAPGPGTLRTLPADPPTDATGLPMAIHYRAEQPLEP from the coding sequence ATGAGCGACGGGCCGCTGTACGTCGGTGTCGACTGGAGCGACGGCGGATGGCTGGCCGTCGCGTTCGACGGCGACGGGTTCGACCACGCCGAGGTGTTCGACGGCGTCGGCGGGGTGTGGGGCGAGTACGAGGACGACGCCGAGCGCGTCCTCGTCGACGTGCCGGTCGGCCTCCTCGACGAGGGTGAGACGGAGCGACCCTGCGACCCGGCGGCGCGCGCTGTCGTGGGGCCACAGGCCGAGACGATACTCACGCCGCCCGTCCGGGAAGCCGCCCGGAAGCGGCGCTACCCGGCGGCGAACCGGGCCACCGAACGCAAGACGGGGCACCCCCTCTCGAAAGCCGCCTTCGCAATCAGCGACGGTATCGTCGCCGTCGACGAGTTACTGCAGGAGGTGACCGAGGCGCGGACGGTACTGGCCGAGTCTCACCCCGAAGTCTGCTTCCGGGCGTTCGCCGGGACGACGCTCGACCACGCGGCGGCGACGGCGGCGGGCTACGCCGAGCGGATGCGCGCACTGGCGACGTTCGACCGCGACGCGCCGCCGGTGGTTCAGGAAGTCGCCGAGGCGACTGCGGGCCACGAGATAGCCGTCGAGAGCGTGTTGGCCGCGGTGGCACTCGCGTACACCGCCGCACCGGGACCCGGCACGCTCCGGACGCTCCCGGCGGACCCGCCGACGGACGCGACGGGGCTCCCGATGGCGATTCACTACCGGGCGGAGCAACCGCTCGAACCGTGA
- a CDS encoding cupin domain-containing protein: MERVDFDDAETYEPDEGWRRVALAGSEDATLEWFEKPPGHSSPMHDHENGQVCLVLAGELTVVTDDDTATLGQYDSVWLDPWESHRVENTGDEVAVGLDVFVPGRSFDFWTDRED; this comes from the coding sequence ATGGAACGCGTCGACTTCGATGACGCCGAGACGTACGAACCGGACGAGGGGTGGCGACGGGTCGCGCTGGCCGGGAGCGAGGACGCGACCCTCGAGTGGTTCGAGAAGCCGCCGGGTCACTCCTCGCCGATGCACGACCACGAGAACGGCCAAGTCTGCCTCGTGTTGGCGGGCGAACTCACCGTCGTCACCGACGACGACACCGCGACGCTCGGCCAGTACGACTCGGTGTGGCTCGACCCGTGGGAGTCCCACCGCGTCGAGAACACCGGCGACGAGGTGGCCGTGGGGCTGGACGTCTTCGTTCCCGGTCGCTCCTTCGACTTCTGGACGGACCGCGAGGACTGA
- a CDS encoding aldo/keto reductase — MPVTNESDTFDIGGELTVHRLGFGAMRLCGPDIVGPPEDEDAARSVLQRAAELGVDFVDTADSYGPGVSERLIREAGVAEEMVVATKAGLLRNRESDWLAHGDPDYIRNQVLVSRDRLGVDTIDLYQFHRPDPDTPFEDSVQAFAELKDEGLIRHVGLSNVSIEQLETARDIVDVATVQNRYNPGDREAADVLAACEEYGIGFIPWFPLGSGDLDEKASVVADIADSHDASRMQVALAWHLQHSPVTLPIPGTSSLAHLEENVAAAALELTDDELARLSE, encoded by the coding sequence ATGCCCGTCACCAACGAGAGCGACACCTTCGATATCGGCGGCGAGTTGACCGTCCACCGACTCGGCTTCGGCGCGATGCGCCTCTGTGGCCCCGACATCGTCGGCCCGCCCGAGGACGAGGACGCCGCCCGGTCGGTACTCCAGCGGGCGGCCGAACTGGGCGTCGACTTCGTCGACACCGCCGACTCGTACGGCCCCGGGGTCAGCGAGCGACTCATCCGGGAGGCCGGCGTCGCCGAGGAGATGGTCGTGGCGACGAAGGCGGGCCTGCTCCGCAACCGCGAGAGCGACTGGCTCGCCCACGGCGACCCCGACTACATCCGCAATCAGGTGCTGGTGAGCCGTGACCGTCTGGGCGTCGACACCATCGACCTCTACCAGTTCCACCGCCCGGACCCGGACACGCCCTTCGAGGACTCCGTGCAGGCGTTCGCCGAACTGAAAGACGAGGGGCTAATCCGACACGTCGGTCTCAGCAACGTCAGCATCGAGCAACTGGAAACCGCCCGCGACATCGTGGACGTGGCGACGGTCCAGAACCGCTACAACCCCGGCGACAGGGAGGCGGCGGACGTACTCGCGGCCTGTGAGGAGTACGGTATCGGGTTCATCCCGTGGTTCCCGCTCGGGTCGGGTGACCTCGACGAGAAGGCGAGCGTCGTCGCCGACATCGCCGACAGTCACGACGCCTCACGGATGCAGGTCGCGCTGGCGTGGCACCTCCAGCACTCGCCGGTCACGCTCCCGATTCCAGGCACGTCGAGTCTCGCCCACCTCGAAGAGAACGTCGCCGCGGCCGCGTTGGAACTCACCGACGACGAACTCGCGCGACTGAGCGAGTAG
- a CDS encoding type IV pilin has product MKGNWGRGSSGGGDTRGVSQAVSVVLLIAIVALLAAGVGTYFVAFGGEIDEPAPRFAPLVTYDDELDGDGQKLTVTHESGDRIPTDRLSVRVQDAVVHNGSDPSARTRARFEDGAIEAQVGETFRSPDTIELNASAFVAANDGQPLGSNESVDLSTAAVRIVWESDSSTRTAVIFEWHGPNRNTTT; this is encoded by the coding sequence ATGAAGGGGAATTGGGGGAGGGGCAGTTCGGGTGGCGGCGACACTCGCGGCGTCAGTCAGGCCGTCAGTGTCGTGCTGTTGATTGCAATCGTCGCGTTGCTCGCGGCAGGTGTCGGGACGTACTTCGTCGCGTTCGGCGGTGAAATCGACGAACCGGCACCGCGGTTCGCGCCACTCGTCACGTACGACGACGAGTTGGACGGCGACGGACAGAAGCTCACAGTCACCCACGAAAGCGGTGACCGGATACCGACCGACCGCCTCTCCGTGAGGGTACAGGACGCGGTCGTTCACAACGGCAGCGACCCCAGCGCGCGCACCCGGGCGCGCTTCGAGGACGGTGCCATCGAGGCACAAGTCGGCGAGACGTTCAGGTCACCGGACACCATCGAGTTGAACGCATCCGCCTTCGTCGCGGCGAACGACGGACAACCGCTCGGGAGCAACGAGTCGGTCGACCTCTCGACAGCGGCCGTCCGAATCGTGTGGGAGAGCGACAGTAGCACGCGGACAGCCGTTATCTTCGAGTGGCACGGACCCAACCGGAACACGACGACATGA
- a CDS encoding glutathione S-transferase family protein, with protein MNQLVDGEWRTDTYESTNEDGEFERQSTTFHDSIEDDPDAEFPAEAGRYHLYVSYACPWAHRTLLVRALKGLEDAITVDVVDPFRAEDGWQFTPEKAGCTPDTVNGFDYLRETYVKADPDATCRVTVPVLYDKQQDTIVNNESAEILRMLDTEMDGVATRDVDLYPEGYREEADRVIDEIYDPINNGVYRAGFAKSQAAYDDAVAELFDALDHWDDVLADQRYLASDRLTEADICMFTTLVRFDQVYHTHFMCNKQHVHEYDNLWPYLRDLYQTPGVAETVNMDHIKEHYYTTHPDVTPSGIIAAGPDLDFEADHDRDELPGDPPEDLLALV; from the coding sequence ATGAACCAACTCGTCGACGGCGAGTGGCGGACGGACACGTACGAATCGACCAACGAGGACGGCGAGTTCGAACGCCAGTCGACGACGTTCCACGACAGCATCGAGGACGACCCGGACGCCGAGTTCCCCGCCGAAGCCGGACGCTACCACCTCTACGTGAGTTACGCCTGCCCGTGGGCACACCGGACGCTGCTGGTCCGCGCGCTGAAGGGACTGGAGGACGCCATCACCGTCGACGTAGTCGACCCGTTCCGGGCCGAGGACGGCTGGCAGTTCACGCCGGAAAAGGCGGGCTGTACCCCGGATACGGTCAACGGCTTCGACTACCTCCGGGAGACGTACGTGAAGGCTGACCCGGACGCCACCTGTCGCGTGACCGTCCCCGTACTGTACGACAAACAGCAGGACACCATCGTCAACAACGAATCCGCCGAGATACTGCGGATGCTCGACACCGAGATGGACGGTGTGGCGACGCGGGACGTGGACCTCTACCCGGAGGGCTACCGAGAGGAGGCCGACCGCGTCATCGACGAGATTTACGACCCCATCAACAACGGTGTCTACCGCGCCGGGTTCGCCAAGTCACAGGCGGCCTACGACGACGCAGTCGCGGAGTTGTTCGACGCCCTCGACCACTGGGACGACGTACTCGCCGACCAGCGGTACCTCGCCAGCGACCGCCTGACCGAAGCGGACATCTGCATGTTCACCACGCTGGTTCGGTTCGACCAAGTCTACCACACCCACTTCATGTGCAACAAACAGCACGTCCACGAGTACGACAACCTCTGGCCGTACCTGCGTGACCTCTACCAGACCCCCGGTGTCGCGGAGACGGTGAACATGGACCACATCAAAGAACACTACTACACGACCCACCCGGACGTGACTCCCTCGGGGATAATCGCGGCTGGGCCGGACCTCGATTTCGAGGCCGACCACGACCGCGACGAACTGCCGGGCGACCCGCCCGAGGACCTGTTGGCACTGGTCTGA